One segment of Candidatus Finniella inopinata DNA contains the following:
- a CDS encoding ABC transporter substrate-binding protein: MSIKTLAGWVAGLIAVIVLGFYFFHQSKAIPSHKPIIVISQIIDHNTLNTVHKGLIDGLKEQGYIDGQTVEIFYENAHGNYTLSKQIADKFISLKPSVMVGLSTQSAQSFLNASLSKNIPLVFSAVTDPVAAKLSGPTVTGISDFMPAEPQLNLFLKLLPNLKKLGVIYNPSEINSVSFIEKFEQVALKKGIILVRAALNSTAEATAVTASLVGKVDAIYFPNDNTAMAAVKAIVTVGLKHHLPVFANDTASVEQGAVAAVAYDRYEMGKMTALMVVKILKGESPSEIPVIYDAATQIVTNKESLKNLSLPGS; this comes from the coding sequence ATGTCTATCAAAACCCTTGCCGGCTGGGTTGCCGGTCTTATTGCTGTTATTGTTCTGGGATTTTATTTCTTTCACCAATCCAAGGCCATCCCTTCCCATAAACCCATCATCGTCATTTCGCAAATTATTGATCACAATACCTTGAACACGGTTCATAAAGGATTGATCGATGGACTAAAGGAACAGGGCTATATTGACGGCCAAACCGTTGAAATCTTTTACGAAAATGCCCACGGAAATTATACGTTGTCCAAGCAAATTGCTGACAAATTTATTTCCTTGAAGCCATCCGTGATGGTCGGTTTATCAACGCAGTCGGCCCAAAGTTTCCTAAATGCCAGCCTTAGCAAAAATATTCCTTTGGTGTTTTCGGCGGTGACGGATCCAGTTGCAGCCAAGTTGTCGGGGCCAACGGTCACGGGCATCAGTGATTTTATGCCGGCAGAACCTCAACTTAACCTGTTTTTAAAGCTGTTACCAAATTTGAAAAAACTGGGCGTCATATACAACCCCAGCGAAATCAATTCTGTCAGTTTCATTGAAAAGTTCGAACAAGTTGCCCTTAAAAAAGGGATCATCCTGGTACGTGCCGCTTTAAATTCCACAGCCGAAGCCACAGCCGTCACAGCAAGTTTAGTCGGGAAAGTTGATGCCATTTATTTTCCCAATGATAATACAGCCATGGCCGCGGTTAAGGCGATTGTGACAGTAGGCCTAAAACATCATCTGCCTGTTTTTGCCAATGATACAGCATCGGTGGAGCAGGGGGCAGTTGCGGCTGTTGCCTATGATCGTTACGAGATGGGAAAAATGACGGCCCTTATGGTTGTGAAAATCTTAAAAGGCGAAAGTCCATCAGAGATCCCTGTCATTTATGATGCAGCCACTCAGATTGTTACGAACAAGGAAAGCCTTAAAAATTTGAGTTTACCTGGCTCATAA
- a CDS encoding U-box domain-containing protein: MKKITRYCLLTCAFVLMSHTCMAAASSSAAAEMPASAVSDDAGRPRRPACLCPITSKVMRDPVVASDGHTYERAAIVKLIGSSRDPKSPLTGLPFTSKDVFDNLALKRIIEEFNPRIQGEPSALEPLRTSPSAAAVENGKGEKDEEKAKISVVTHRPIPAIAHGYEEVYQRLLKGQLVYRPNKGSDIGMIVLPFASLENPLDGTFNLSQCGDAGQYLSIATGYRQGKKAENANKVEIWIAPRFVIDMAPATTAGHFKSIIREWPVRAPIGLFWTWGGADSLNIMDYSVFNSFEQLASETLNEKHKVANSTHETTGESLLHSLVYSWRCPKEEIFGHFQVSF, encoded by the coding sequence ATGAAGAAGATAACACGATATTGTTTACTGACCTGTGCTTTTGTGTTGATGAGCCATACTTGTATGGCAGCAGCGTCATCATCTGCGGCCGCTGAAATGCCGGCATCGGCAGTGTCCGATGATGCTGGAAGGCCTCGTCGTCCTGCGTGTTTATGTCCTATAACATCAAAAGTGATGAGAGATCCGGTTGTGGCATCAGATGGTCACACATACGAAAGAGCGGCTATTGTGAAGCTTATAGGGAGCTCTAGGGATCCCAAAAGCCCGTTGACGGGGTTACCGTTCACGAGCAAAGACGTGTTTGATAATCTAGCCTTAAAAAGAATAATTGAGGAATTCAACCCTCGCATACAGGGAGAACCCTCTGCACTTGAGCCTTTGAGAACCAGTCCATCAGCAGCAGCCGTAGAAAATGGAAAGGGGGAAAAGGATGAAGAAAAAGCCAAGATATCAGTCGTTACCCATAGACCCATCCCCGCGATTGCCCATGGTTATGAAGAAGTTTATCAACGGCTATTGAAGGGTCAGTTGGTTTATCGCCCAAATAAGGGGAGTGATATTGGGATGATCGTGCTGCCGTTTGCCTCTTTAGAGAACCCGTTAGACGGAACCTTTAATTTATCGCAATGCGGTGATGCTGGGCAGTATTTGAGCATCGCGACGGGATATCGCCAGGGAAAGAAGGCAGAGAACGCCAACAAGGTAGAAATATGGATAGCTCCCCGTTTTGTGATAGATATGGCGCCTGCGACAACAGCGGGTCACTTCAAAAGCATCATACGGGAATGGCCTGTCAGGGCTCCTATTGGACTTTTTTGGACATGGGGTGGCGCTGATAGCTTAAATATTATGGATTATTCTGTTTTTAATAGTTTTGAACAATTAGCGAGTGAGACTTTAAATGAAAAACACAAAGTCGCCAACTCTACCCACGAGACCACGGGTGAGAGCCTTTTGCACTCCCTTGTATATTCGTGGCGTTGTCCAAAAGAGGAGATATTCGGTCATTTTCAAGTTTCGTTTTGA